One segment of Panicum virgatum strain AP13 chromosome 3K, P.virgatum_v5, whole genome shotgun sequence DNA contains the following:
- the LOC120698096 gene encoding periodic tryptophan protein 2-like, with protein MNYRFQNLLGAPYRGGDAVFAGDSPVLLSAVGNRVASTDLAASSSLTLPFESSSNVTRLAVSPSGDFLLAADDNGRALYANLRRRAVLHRVSFKGAPSAVRFSPDGQLIAVAVGKVVQIWRSPGFRKEFFPFHLLRTFPGFAAGVTAFDWSPDSAFLLASCKDLTARLLPVKNGLRGKPFLFLSHRSAVVGAFFATDKKTGRVKGVYTVSKDGAIFTWNLVEGNEDNDTSPPPSPGTPEQGSEQNDAMELDGGSRKRKILGESGNLDTTPLHLAKWELQEKHFFMQSPAKLTACDYHRELDMVVVGFSNGVFGLYQMPDFVCLHLLSISREKITTAIFNSLGNWLVFGCAKLGQLLVWEWRSESYILKQQGHYFDVNCIAYSPDSQLLATGADDNKVKVWTVSSGFCFITFSEHTNAVTAVHFMANNHSLLSASLDGTIRAWDLFRYRNFRTFTTPSPRQFVSLTTDQSGEVICAGTLDSFEIFVWSMKTGRLLDVLSGHEGAVHGLMFSPINAILASSSWDKTVHLWDVFESKGAVETFQHSHDVLTLAYRPDGRQIACSTLDGLINFWDPSDGLLMYTIEGRRDIAGGRLMTDRRSAANTSIGKYFTTLCYSADGSYILAGGNTKYICMYDVGEQVLLRRFQITRNLSLDGVLDFLNSKKMTDAGALDLIDDEDSDVEEGIDQHTRGNLGLGLPGSMANRGRPIARTKCVKFAPTGRSFAAATTDGVLLYSVDESFIFDPTDLDIDVTPEKVEEALAENQHQRALILSLRLNEDSLIKKCIFAVDPSNVKAICSAIPYKYIQRLIDAFADLLESCPHLEFVLLWSQELCKVHGQYIQQNSRTLLPALKSLQRSITRLHQDLADTCSSNEYLLKYLCSAGTKN; from the exons ATGAACTATCGCTTCCAGAACCTCCTCGGCGCGCcgtaccgcggcggcgacgccgtatTCGCCGGCGATTCCCCCGTCCTCCTCTCCGCGGTCGGCAACCGCGTCGCCTCCACCGacctcgccgcctcctcctccctcacccTGCCCTTCGAGTCCTCCTCCAACGTCACCCGTCTCGCCGTCTCTCCCTCGGGCGACTTCCTCCTCGCGGCCGATGACAACGGCCGCGCGCTCTACGccaacctccgccgccgcgccgtccttcACCGCGTCTCCTTCAAGGGTGCGCCGTCAGCCGTCCGCTTCAGCCCCGACGGACAGCTCATCGCGGTGGCTGTCGGGAAGGTGGTGCAGATCTGGCGGTCGCCGGGGTTCCGCAAGGAGTTCTTCCCCTTCCACCTTCTCCGCACATTCCCAGGCTTCGCGGCCGGCGTGACAGCATTCGACTGGTCCCCGGACTCCGCTTTCCTCCTCGCGTCCTGCAAAGACCTGACAGCTCGGCTATTGCCCGTCAAGAATGGACTAAGAGGCAAGCCCTTCCTCTTCCTTAGCCACCGCTCGGCTGTCGTGGGGGCCTTCTTTGCCACGGATAAGAAGACAGGGAGAGTCAAGGGGGTTTATACAGTCTCCAAGGATGGAGCTATCTTTACATGGAATTTAGTGGAAGGAAATGAAGACAATGATACTTCACCTCCACCATCACCAGGGACGCCGGAGCAGGGGTCGGAACAGAATGATGCCATGGAACTGGATGGTGGGAGCAGGAAAAGGAAGATTTTGGGAGAATCGGGAAATTTGGACACTACTCCACTTCATTTGGCAAAATGGGAGCTGCAGGAAAAGCACTTCTTTATGCAGTCACCAGCCAAGTTAACAGCCTGCGATTACCACCGTGAGCTTGACATGGTGGTTGTAGGATTCTCTAATGGAGTATTTGGCCTGTACCAGATGCCAGACTTTGTGTGCCTCCACTTGCTGTCAATATCAAGGGAAAAGATCACCACTGCTATTTTCAATAGTTTGGGGAATTGGCTCGTTTTTGGATGTGCCAAACTTGGGCAGCTGCTGGTATGGGAGTGGCGGTCGGAGAGCTACATTTTGAAGCAGCAGGGGCACTACTTTGATGTGAACTGCATCGCATACTCTCCAGATTCTCAGTTATTGGCCACTGGAGCTGATGATAACAAAGTCAAG GTCTGGACAGTTTCTTCTGGGTTCTGTTTCATAACATTTTCAGAGCATACAAATGCTGTTACTGCAGTTCATTTTATGGCCAATAACCATTCTCTTCTAAGTGCCTCCCTTGATGGGACAATCCGAGCGTGGGATTTGTTTCGCTATCGCAATTTCAGGACATTTACCACCCCTTCGCCTAGGCAGTTTGTTTCTTTAACCACGGACCAGAGTGGCGAAGTAATATGTGCTGGAACACTTGATTCATTTGAG ATATTTGTTTGGTCAATGAAAACTGGTCGATTGTTGGATGTACTCAGTGGCCATGAAGGAGCAGTGCATGGTCTAATGTTTTCACCAATCAAT GCTATTCTAGCTTCATCATCATGGGACAAAACTGTTCACCTTTGGGATGTATTTGAGAGCAAGGGTGCTGTGGAGACTTTTCAACACTCACATGATGTTCTTACTCTGGCTTATCGACCCGATGGAAGGCAGATAGCATGCAGTACTTTAGATGGACTAATCAATTTCTGGGACCCATCTGATGGTTTGTTGATGTATACAATTGAGGGTCGCAGGGATATCGCTGGGGGTCGCCTCATGACTGATAGGAGATCTGCAGCTAATACAAGCATAGGGAAGTACTTCACTACATTGTGCTATTCTGCGGATGGAAGTTATATTTTAGCTGGAGGAAACACCAAATATATTTGCATGTATGATGTTGGAGAACAG GTGCTGTTGCGCAGATTCCAGATCACTCGCAATCTCTCATTGGATGGAGTTCTTGATTTTCTAAACTCAAAGAAGATGACAGATGCGGGTGCATTAGATCTCATTGATGATGAAGACAGTGATGTTGAAGAAGGAATTGATCAACATACAAGAGGAAATTTAGGGCTTGGTTTACCTGGATCAATGGCAAATCGTGGAAGACCCATAGCTCGGACAAAATGTGTGAAGTTCGCTCCAACTGGAAGATCTTTTGCTGCAGCTACCACTGATGGTGTTTTGTTGTACTCAGTTGATGAATCCTTTATTTTTGATCCAACAGACCTTGACATTGATGTTACACCTGAG AAAGTTGAGGAAGCGCTTGCAGAAAACCAACACCAGAGAGCCCTTATACTTAGCCTTCGGTTAAACGAGGACTCCTTAATTAAGAAGTGCATATTTGCTGTGGATCCATCCAATGTAAAAGCAATTTGTTCTGCAATTCCTTACAAGTACATCCAAAGATTGATCGATGCATTTGCTGACCTTTTGGAAAGTTGTCCCCATCTGGAATTTGTGCTCCTCTGGTCTCAG GAGCTATGTAAGGTTCATGGTCAGTATATTCAACAGAACTCCAGAACCTTACTTCCCGCTCTGAAATCGTTGCAGAGGTCTATAACCAGGCTGCATCAGGATTTGGCAGACACCTGCTCGTCTAACGAGTACTTGTTGAAGTATCTGTGCTCGGCTGGTACAAAGAATTAG